The DNA sequence GAGTTTCATTCGATGTCAATCGCTGAGGTCCCGCTTGCATCTATATGATGATGTGGTTTTCTGCACGGAGTTACTTCCGCCTAGGTGTTTCCCTGTGACTGGAAGTTAAGTTCAAACTGATCCGCCCGATACAATACTGGAAGTATTACGGCTATGATAGTGTATCTCTCCTTCTCCGAAGAGTGTTTGTCAGAGATATTCGCCACGGAACAGTACagttaagtcatttagcaggctaACTAGCCACGGTAGTAGCGAGCCACTGTCTCCTTACTGCAGGTGTTTGTCTATGCTACAGGGAATGGGAGAATGGATTGTCTATGTGAAATAATTCACTGTCTGGTCGGATTGGCAGTGGCTGCTTTGATCGTGGTGAGTGGTACACTTGCTACAGTATTTGTCTAACAGGTAATGTTGTGTATGTCAAAGTCTTGTTCAGGTTTACTGAGCTGTCAGAATGAGTGAGAGGGCACTTCTGTGTGcatccaatcaatcaatcaattaatcaatcaatcatagcTTTGAATACTATGTTATATGCCTAAATGTCTTTGTTTACATATTGACAAGAATATAGAATCAACGGAACCAAAACGGACAGTCAGAACAATCTAGAACCTGATTCTTAACTCTGTTGTGATTCTATTTGACAGGTGCTGCTGGTAGCCCACCTGACTGCCGGGATGGTGGACCTGAAACGCCATGCGAAGGAGACGTTGTTCCCGACCGCGACTGGAGAGAAGGAGCCCTTCCCCAGCCTTCATGACCCCAGCTCCCTGGAGCTGTCTGTAATAGTGCCTGCCTATAATGAGGAGCTACGAAGTGAGTCACAGACgggcagacagatagacagaaagcTCTCTGGTAGTGCCTGCTCACCACGAGGGGCTAGAAGTGGGTGGGCAGACAGAAAGCTCTCTGGTAGTGCCTGCTCACCACGAGGGGCTAGAAGTGGGTGGGCAGACTGATAGACAGAAAGCTCTCTGGTAGTGCCTGCTCACCACGAGGGGCTAGAAGTGGATGGGCAGACAGAAAGCTCTCTGGTAGTGCCTGCTCACAACGAGGGGCTAGAAGTGGGTGGGCAGACTGATAGACAGAAAGCTCTCTGGTAGTGCCTGCTCACAACGAGGGGCTAGAAGTGGATgggcagacagatagacagaaagcTCTCTGGTAGTGCCTGCTCACAACGAGGGGCTAGAAGTGGATgggcagacagatagacagaaagcTCTCTGGTAGTGCCTGCTCACAACGAGGGGCTAGAAGTGGGAgggcagacagatagacagaaagtTCTCTGGTAGTGCCTGCTCACAACGAGGGGCTAGAAGTGGATgggcagacagatagacagaaagcTCTCTGGTAGTGCCTGCTCACAACGAGGGGCTAGAAGTGGATgggcagacagatagacagaacgCTCTCTGGTAACAACAGATTGTAACAACAGATTGTgggcagacagatagacagaaagcTCTCTGGTAGTCCCTGCTCACAACGAGGGGCTAGAAGTGGGAgggcagacagatagacagaacgCTCTCTGGTATTAAAGGTGGATGAGACGGTAGGATCATATAGACAGATTGTAACAACAGATTGTAACAACAGCTTTCATTGCCTTGCAGCTAGTGACTAGCGTCAATCTTGGCTTCGAGGATTTTTTGCCCTATTTATACCTGGGATAGACTGCgttcacacaggcagcccaatactGATAATAAAACACTAATAATTAGTATTTTGACCATTCAGATCAGCTATTTCAATTGAGccaaatatcagaattgggctgcctgtgtaaacgcagccgtAGACTACATATGTGTGACCTGTTATGTGTTTTTGCCGTTGCAGTGCCTGTGATGATGGAGGAAGCTATGGGATACCTGGAGAACAGACAGGTGAGTGGCCACTCCCACTGTTAGGAATGAAAGTAAGAAGCAACATATGATCATGGAGGGACAGTGTGTGCAGGATTTTGTTCCTAAttagtcttttgaccaatcagatcagctcagAAAACGAtctctggtaaaaaaaaaaaagatctggTGTGATTGGTGAAAAAAaacaattagtggaaaaaatattAGAATTTGGCTGCCTATGTAAACACAGCCTTTTTAGGTGATGAATTAAATAATGAGTTACGgctctaaactgttcacattgTGAAGTGAACAACCAGCGATGAAAATCATTATTCCGtcattgttcaaagtagccaccagaTGGCAGTAATGATTTACAATTAATGTGTTGGTGGTTGACCCATGCCCTCTTTTTAGTTAAAGTTTCAATGGTTTTCCTTTGTGAAATTGCAGACTGCAAACACTCTCTGAAATACTTGATGTTAACCGACTAAAATAATCCAGCGCCAGATTATATTTAAATGTGACTAAAATAATAAATATTGATACGATCAAAACAAAGAATATATTAGAAAAAGAATATCAAATTATTgttttctcattttctctctctcttgtctctctctctctctctctctctcaattaaattgactttattgacatggcaagttcCTTATTATTTACATTGTCAAAATATATAACTAAAAATgttgggaccaacagcaataataataatagtagtagtggacatgggattaccattaacaacaatattaatgagaacaacaatacattaaagcaatggtagtataccagtgtcaacatgactgagaagacacgtgacctggtagtagaccagtgtcaacatgactgagaagacacgtgacctggtagtagaccagtgtcaacatgactgagaagacacgtgacctggtagtagaccagtgtcaacatgactgagaagacacgtgacctggtagtagaccagtgtcaacatgactgagaagacacctgacctggtagtagaccagtgtcaacatgactgagaagacacgtgacctggtagtagaccagtgtcaacatgactgagaagacacgtgacctggtagtagaccagtgtcaacatgactgagaagacacgtgacctggtagtagaccagtgtcaacatgactgagaagacacgtgacctggtagtagaccagtgtcaacatgactgagaagacacgtgacctggtagtagaccagtgtcaacatgactgagaagacacgtgacctggtagtagaccagtgtcaacatgactgagaagacacgtgacctggtagtagaccagtgtcaacatgactgagaagacacgtgacctggtagtagaccagtgtcaacatgactgagaagacacgtgacctggtagtagaccagtgacTGAGAAGACtgggtagtagaccagtgtcaacatgactgagaagacacgtgacctggtagtagaccagtgtcaacatgactgagaagacacgtgacctggtagtagaccagtgtcaacatgactgagaagacacgtgacctggtagtagaccagtgtcaacatgactgagaagacacgtgacctggtagtagaccagtgtcaacatgactgagaagacacgtgacctggtagtagaccagtgtcaacatgactgagaagacacgtgacctggtagtagaccagtgtcaacatgactgagaagacacgtgacctggtagtagaccagtgtcaacatgactgagaagacacgtgacctggtagtagaccagtgtcaacatgactgagaagacacgtgacctggtagtagaccagtgtcaacatgactgagaagacacgtgacctggtagtagaccagtgtcaacatgactgagaagacacgtgacctggtagtagaccagtgtcaacatgactgagaagacacgtgacctggtagtagaccagtgtcaacatgactgagaagacacgtgacctggtagtagaccagtgtcaacatgactgagaagacacgtgacctggtagtagaccagtgtcaacatgactgagaagacacgtgacctggtagtagaccagtgtcaacatgactgagaagacacgtgacctGGTATGAAAGACGAAACAAAAAAAGATGGGTAATATTATGGACATTactttgcacttttcactggctgtccctcaggttgtgtccctcaggttgtgtccctcaggttgtgtccctcaggttgtggcaggaggacacatatttggctgccgaaactgcacattttggcttttcacctaataaatattagattttttttccttcaaattctttgtattgaATTTTAACTTTGGGAAATAAATATtctcttaggtctgagtatttgtcacagtgtaataggaaatctctctctccctacagaaaCAGCAGCCGTTGTTTACCTATGAGGTCATTGTGGTGGACGACGGCAGCAGTGACCAAACAACAGAGGTACCACCGTGACGATCTGTTATAAacacttgttgttgttgttgttgacagccATTTGTCTTTCAGAAATATTGTTCCTCCATATAAAATGGTAGAATCGGACCCTGTTTTCGAGGTAATAGTTTTTAACGTGTTGTCCTCCCAGGGTGCCTTGCGGTACACCAGGACATGTATAGGTAAAATAGTCAAGTGTACGTATTGGTCCTGTCTTCCCAGGTTGCCTTGCGGTACACCAGGACATGTATAGGTAAAATAGTCAAGTGTACATATTGGCGTTGTCCTTCCCAGGTTGCCTTGCGGTACACCAGGACATGTATAGGTAAAATAGTCAAGTGTACATATTGGCGTTGTCCTTCCCAGGTTGCCTTGCGGTACACCAGGACATGTATAGGTAAAATAGTCAAGTGTACATATTGGCGTTGTCCTTCCCAGGTTGCCTTGCGGTACACCAGGACATGTATAGGTAAAATAGTCAAGTGTACGTAAGGTGTACAGGACATGTATAGGTAAAATAGTCAAGTGTACATATTGGCGTTGTCCTTCCCAGGTTGCCTTGCGGTACACCAGGACATGTATAGGTAAAATAGTCAAGTGTACATATTGGCGTTGTCCTTCCCAGGTTGCCCACCAGGACATGTATAGGTAAAATAGTCAAGTGGTCCTGTCTTCCCAGGTTGCCTTGGGTACACCAGGACATGTATAGGTAAAATAGTCAAGTGTACATATTGGCGTTGTCCTTCCCAGGTTGCCTTGCGGTACACCAGGACATGTATAGGTAAAATAGTCAAGTGTACATATTGGCGTTGTCCTTCCCAGGTTGCCTTGCGGTACACCAGGACATGTATAGGTAAAATAGTCAAGTGTACGTATTGGTCCTGTCTTCCCAGGTGTACACCAGGACATGTATGGTAAAATAGTCAAGTGTACATATTGGCGTTCCTTCCCAGGTTGCCTTGCGGTACACCAGGACATGTATAGGTAAAATAGTCAAGTGTACATATTGGCGTTGTCCTTCCCAGGTTGCCTTGCGGTACACCAGGACATGTATAGGTAAAATAGTCAAGTGTACATATTGGTCCTGTCTTCCCAGGTTGCCTTGCGGTACACCAGGACATGTATAGGTAAAATAGTCAAGTGTACATATTGGCGTTGTCCTTCCCAGGTTGCCTTGCGGTACACCAGGACATGTATAGGTAAAATAGTCATGTATGTCTTCCCAGGTAAAATAGTCAAGTGTACATATTGGCGTTGTCCTTCCCAGGTTGCCTTGCGGTACACCAGGACATGTATAGGTAAAATAGTCAAGTGTACGTATTGGTCCTGTCTTCCCAGGTTGCCTTGCGGTACACCAGGACATGTATAGGTAAAATAGTCAAGTGTACATATTGGCGTTGTCCTTCCCAGGTTGCCTTGCGGTACACCAGGACATGTATAGGTAAAATAGTCAAGTGTACGTATTGGTCCTGTCTTCCCAGGTTGCCTTGCGGTACACCAGAAAGTATGGCGCAGACAAAGTCAGAGTCCTGA is a window from the Oncorhynchus keta strain PuntledgeMale-10-30-2019 chromosome 6, Oket_V2, whole genome shotgun sequence genome containing:
- the alg5 gene encoding dolichyl-phosphate beta-glucosyltransferase isoform X2, whose amino-acid sequence is MDCLCEIIHCLVGLAVAALIVVLLVAHLTAGMVDLKRHAKETLFPTATGEKEPFPSLHDPSSLELSVIVPAYNEELRMPVMMEEAMGYLENRQKQQPLFTYEVIVVDDGSSDQTTEVALRYTRTCIGKIVKCTYWRCPSQVALRYTRTCIGKIVKCTYWRCPSQVALRYTRTCIGKIVKCTYWRCPSQVALRYTRTCIGKIVKCTYWRCPSQVALRYTRTCIGKIVKCTYWRCPSQVALRYTRTCIGKIVKCTYWSCLPRLPCGTPGHV